A single Saccopteryx bilineata isolate mSacBil1 chromosome 9, mSacBil1_pri_phased_curated, whole genome shotgun sequence DNA region contains:
- the LOC136313610 gene encoding speedy protein E4-like — translation MANCESSFQSEKQSPQPRSSGCPLEVRVVEVLPGPSAPRVDSRPQPQSADRKRKRKREESTEEEREESAPGAQDVWVVDTLCGLKMKLKRHRRSSVLPEHHKAFTRLLEDPVIKKFLAWDKNLMISDKYLLSMVVAYFSRAGLYSWQYQRIHFFLALYLAVDMEENYHAPKQAILPFLYGEHYLTQRRSFHKLRFQFFRSMGYRAWVTREECEEIQAFDPELWVWGRDRTLISEATEAKITQPRRDLGIQHNDHPDANGRHKDRKEEPPAQIIEKT, via the exons ATGGCCAATTGTGAATCAAGTTTCCAGTCTGAGAAGCAGAGCCCCCAGCCTAGATCCTCAGGGTGCCCTCTGGAGGTGAGAGTAGTTGAAGTCTTGCCAGGACCAtcag CCCCCCGTGTAGATTCCAGACCCCAGCCTCAGTCAGctgacaggaagaggaagaggaagagggaggagtcaacagaggaggagagagaggagtctGCCCCTGGGGCTCAGGACGTCTGGGTCGTGGACACACTGTGTGGGCTCAAGATGAAGTTGAAGAGGCACAGGCGGTCCTCAGTGCTACCCGAGCACCATAAGGCCTTCACCAGGCTGCTCG AGGATCCTGTCATTAAAAAATTCCTGGCCTGGGACAAAAATCTGATGATCTCTGACAAG tATCTGCTGTCCATGGTGGTAGCTTATTTCAGCCGCGCGGGCCTCTACTCCTGGCAGTACCAGCGAATTCATTTCTTCCTGGCCCT CTACCTGGCTGTAGATATGGAGGAGAATTACCACGCCCCTAAGCAGgccatccttcccttcctctatGGGGAGCACTACCTCACTCAACGCCGCTCATTCCACAAACTGCGATTCCAGTTCTTCCGCTCCATGGGCTACAGGGCGTGGGTCACCCGGGAAGAGTGTGAGGAG ATCCAGGCTTTTGATCCAGAGCTCTGGGTGTGGGGACGCGATCGCACCCTTATTTCTGAGGCCACTGAGGCAAAG aTCACTCAGCCCAGGAGAGATTTGGGTATTCAGCACAATGACCATCCAGATGCTAATGGCAGACACAAGGACAGGAAAGAGGAGCCTCCTGCGCAGATAATCGAGAAAACTTAG